A window of the Cellvibrio sp. pealriver genome harbors these coding sequences:
- a CDS encoding lipid A deacylase LpxR family protein — protein MTQPQIMQLPKKKMLPSIDAVQAIYKLVLALIIGLLLSNNTSAKTKDYLAQQDPEWLQLAASIENEKQPNVYWHEHRRTATRSWAIAFDNDILVPGHRDQDYTYGLNFTQTGESVRHAAISLNKPLLLIDNWLGFQHGSISTQETYSREIGLFGFTPEDITLEKPNSDDRPYASLIYLSSSREQVDLVENLAWKSTLTLGFLGTGLVGELQNVAHQGTAGKEAKGWDNQISEGGELTGRYLIARQQYFDNDSDTLEIKSTWQASIGYLTETSWSLSMRAGQIHSPWSSFNPELASYGEKSSYSSNAKSVSERYFWAGVALKARAYNAFLQGQFRDSLVSYEHHELRPVLIEAWLGYTFAFKQGYRISYVLRGHSSEIERGAGDRNLLWGGIIIARNI, from the coding sequence ATGACTCAGCCACAAATAATGCAACTCCCGAAGAAAAAGATGCTGCCTTCAATCGATGCAGTACAAGCCATCTATAAATTAGTTTTGGCTCTGATTATCGGACTACTACTGAGCAACAACACATCAGCTAAAACAAAGGATTACCTTGCACAGCAGGACCCCGAATGGCTGCAGCTGGCGGCATCCATAGAAAATGAAAAACAACCAAATGTGTATTGGCATGAACATCGCAGAACTGCTACGAGAAGCTGGGCCATTGCTTTTGATAATGACATTTTGGTGCCTGGTCATCGCGATCAGGATTACACTTATGGTCTCAATTTCACGCAAACCGGTGAAAGCGTGCGCCATGCAGCGATCTCACTTAATAAGCCTCTGCTTTTGATAGATAACTGGCTTGGGTTTCAGCACGGATCTATCAGTACTCAAGAAACTTACAGTCGCGAAATAGGTCTTTTTGGATTCACTCCAGAGGATATAACACTAGAGAAACCTAACTCTGATGATCGACCTTACGCAAGCTTGATTTATCTATCCAGCTCCCGTGAACAAGTCGATCTGGTCGAAAATTTAGCGTGGAAGAGCACACTGACTCTAGGCTTTTTAGGAACAGGCCTGGTCGGAGAATTACAGAACGTTGCCCACCAAGGTACAGCAGGCAAAGAAGCAAAAGGCTGGGACAACCAAATAAGCGAAGGCGGAGAGTTAACTGGTCGGTACTTAATTGCACGGCAGCAATATTTTGACAACGATTCAGACACGCTTGAAATCAAAAGCACCTGGCAGGCATCTATCGGATATCTGACAGAAACAAGCTGGAGCTTGAGTATGCGCGCAGGGCAAATTCACAGCCCTTGGTCATCATTCAATCCGGAACTTGCAAGCTATGGAGAAAAATCATCTTATTCCAGTAATGCAAAATCCGTAAGTGAGCGTTATTTTTGGGCAGGCGTCGCACTAAAAGCTCGCGCTTACAACGCTTTTCTCCAAGGGCAATTCCGCGATAGCCTTGTAAGTTATGAGCATCACGAACTTCGCCCTGTATTAATCGAAGCCTGGCTCGGCTATACATTTGCCTTTAAGCAAGGCTATCGAATCAGTTATGTATTACGCGGACATAGCTCTGAAATTGAAAGAGGAGCCGGCGATCGCAACCTACTGTGGGGAGGCATAATTATTGCCCGGAACATTTAA
- a CDS encoding nucleoid-associated protein, which produces MAITSIIAHRIYRHAPGSAFELQLRSEAFAQSGKLEELAYELKSQFIRKGGKSYGRFSDELGEYPLPSWLRDCRSERLGFLSFTHNAMQQFQQALEKAESLLDAYVFFIEEKLEVGDTLSVYLVEHQSGLYLDGKLAIDDSLFLDTSGFTLAAKIQLDDWSNSDSSTYLTLIRARGDKDIADAFTHFIAFTDKYDIKQETAEFLKIVDNFSQTLDETSAKITRSKVADYCLEQNKAGKTVTIADLSHTLASEVKSYEPERFVRYVESTKPELKPEFIPHAGQVRSYVRISGRNDSLSMSFASECLGREIEYDAANDILTIKNLPSSLKARLIKHLKEAQ; this is translated from the coding sequence ATGGCCATAACTTCCATCATTGCACACCGTATTTATCGCCACGCCCCCGGGAGCGCCTTTGAGTTGCAGCTGCGCAGTGAAGCATTTGCGCAAAGCGGTAAATTGGAAGAGCTGGCCTATGAATTAAAGAGCCAGTTTATTCGCAAAGGCGGTAAAAGTTACGGGCGCTTTTCTGATGAGCTGGGCGAATATCCTCTCCCCTCCTGGTTGCGTGATTGCCGCTCAGAGCGCTTGGGATTTTTAAGCTTCACCCATAACGCCATGCAACAGTTTCAGCAAGCGCTGGAAAAAGCCGAATCACTGCTGGATGCTTATGTGTTTTTTATAGAAGAAAAGCTGGAGGTTGGAGATACACTGAGCGTGTATTTGGTTGAACATCAAAGTGGCCTGTATCTGGATGGTAAGCTGGCAATCGACGACTCGCTCTTTTTGGACACCAGCGGTTTTACGCTAGCTGCGAAAATCCAGCTGGATGACTGGAGCAACAGCGATTCATCTACCTATCTCACACTGATACGCGCACGCGGCGATAAAGACATCGCCGATGCCTTTACTCATTTTATTGCCTTCACTGACAAATACGATATCAAACAAGAAACCGCAGAATTTCTCAAAATCGTAGATAACTTCAGCCAAACATTAGACGAAACCAGCGCAAAGATCACCCGCTCAAAAGTCGCTGATTACTGTTTGGAACAAAACAAAGCTGGCAAAACAGTCACTATCGCCGATCTATCCCATACATTGGCAAGCGAAGTTAAAAGCTACGAGCCAGAGCGGTTTGTCCGTTATGTAGAAAGCACAAAACCGGAACTAAAGCCTGAATTTATCCCTCATGCAGGGCAAGTGCGCAGTTATGTGCGCATCAGCGGCCGTAATGACTCTTTAAGCATGAGCTTCGCCTCAGAGTGCTTGGGGCGAGAAATCGAGTATGATGCGGCCAATGATATTTTGACGATCAAAAACCTGCCTTCATCATTGAAAGCACGCTTGATAAAACATTTAAAAGAAGCGCAGTAA
- a CDS encoding PilT/PilU family type 4a pilus ATPase yields the protein MATPIDQYLNILAKKDGSDLYLSTGAPPCAKFQGVLKPLATEAFKPGEIEAIANAIMDDEQRAVFAHELEMNLAISIHGVGRFRINIFKQRNEVAIVARNIKTDIPQFDALGLPDVLKDVIMTKRGLVLFVGGTGSGKSTSLAALIDHRNSSSGGHIITIEDPVEFVHKHKRSVINQREVGVDTRSYKAALKNTLRQAPDVILIGEIRDRETMEHALEFAETGHLAISTLHANNANQALERIVNLFPEERRPQLLMGLSQNLRAFVSQRLLPTVDGKRCAAVEVLLGTKTIQELVLKGRFTEIKEIMEKSENLGMQIFDGAIFKLFMAGKVSFDDAIANADSPNNLRLRIKLATDGVAIPKSEAAVESSPQQTSKAPATSFGELSLQKIDDDEENP from the coding sequence ATGGCAACCCCAATTGATCAGTACCTCAATATTCTCGCCAAAAAAGATGGCTCGGATTTATACCTGAGCACAGGTGCGCCGCCCTGTGCAAAATTTCAGGGTGTATTAAAGCCGCTTGCAACAGAAGCATTTAAACCGGGTGAAATAGAAGCTATCGCCAATGCCATTATGGACGATGAGCAGCGCGCAGTATTTGCGCACGAATTGGAAATGAACCTGGCGATTTCCATTCACGGCGTAGGCCGCTTTCGCATCAATATTTTTAAGCAGCGCAATGAAGTGGCGATAGTGGCACGCAATATCAAAACCGATATCCCGCAATTTGATGCACTGGGTCTGCCCGACGTTTTAAAAGATGTGATTATGACCAAGCGCGGCTTGGTTCTATTTGTGGGCGGTACGGGTTCAGGTAAATCGACATCACTTGCAGCGTTGATTGATCATCGCAATTCATCGAGCGGCGGCCACATAATTACCATTGAAGATCCGGTGGAATTTGTTCACAAACACAAGCGCAGTGTGATTAATCAACGCGAAGTAGGCGTTGACACTCGCAGCTATAAAGCGGCATTAAAAAATACTCTGCGCCAAGCGCCTGATGTTATTTTGATTGGTGAAATTCGCGATCGTGAAACCATGGAACATGCCCTGGAATTTGCAGAGACAGGGCACTTGGCGATCTCTACGTTACACGCTAACAATGCCAACCAAGCGCTAGAGCGGATTGTTAATTTATTTCCGGAAGAACGTCGCCCGCAATTGTTAATGGGGTTGTCGCAAAATTTGCGTGCATTTGTGTCGCAGCGATTACTGCCTACTGTGGATGGAAAACGCTGCGCTGCGGTAGAAGTGTTACTGGGGACTAAAACAATTCAGGAGTTGGTATTAAAAGGGCGTTTTACCGAAATTAAAGAGATCATGGAAAAATCTGAAAATCTCGGTATGCAAATATTTGATGGGGCGATTTTTAAATTGTTTATGGCGGGCAAGGTGAGCTTTGATGATGCTATTGCTAATGCGGATTCGCCCAATAATTTACGTTTGCGCATCAAGTTAGCGACTGATGGTGTTGCAATTCCAAAAAGTGAAGCCGCTGTTGAATCTTCACCTCAGCAAACATCCAAAGCGCCCGCGACCAGTTTTGGTGAATTGAGTTTGCAAAAAATTGATGATGACGAAGAAAATCCATAA
- a CDS encoding bifunctional acetate--CoA ligase family protein/GNAT family N-acetyltransferase gives MSVKSVEQLLKPQSIAVIGASNQPNRPGNAVMRNLLQGQFDGPIMPVTPHYKSVNGVLAYRSIDELPIVPDLAIICTRATRVPAIILQLGRKGTRNAIVIAAGLDNLFTAQGTNLQEQMLAIAKEWSVRILGPDSLGIIIPALGLNASYAHINALPGKIAVVSQSSAVCVTLLDWARRRRIGFSQFISLGEGIDIDFDEILDYLGRDSQTSAILLYIDGIHDGRAFMSAARAASFNKPILVIKAGIYLESSALTSRLPPEQIGNDAVYDAAFRRAGMLRVGDLRELLAAVETLANGKPIYSEQLVIIANGNGPSAMAVDALLQRGGRLATLDESVVEQLQPLIHSGGRATNPINLLGDASPDTYQKVIQVLLQSNSIENILIMQAPSALTPGEVYADVIINTYKNYGGRKPNLFANWMGEDAAQNARLRFADANIASFRTPEGAVGAFMHMVQYRRNQKLLSETPESISDKVPYQPHTAQTIIAKALDENRNQLTTVEALDLLKGYGIKTQNESIDMPRSQRKGAYPLRVQVQIDPVFGPVILLGEAASHWSVRRNAVVALPPLNMALARYMVIQALAEGKIRERELYVPLDMPSLCLFLTQISQIVIDHPAVRNLLINPVLAAGEDIHVLDVSIDISAEKNSCPLAIRPYPKELEESFILRDQRKILLRPIRPEDELNLQAFDNSQSKEDRYKRYFAELPQFSHEQMARLAQIDYAREMAFIAVDSDDEQQEKILGVVRVQIDPDNTQAEFAMAVRSELKGIGLGSRLLQKMIDYCRAQGTQTLIGCTMLENSGMANLARKLGFSVKFNREDGLIDMSLNFQEANKSNL, from the coding sequence ATGAGCGTAAAAAGTGTTGAGCAACTCTTAAAACCGCAATCTATTGCTGTGATCGGTGCGTCTAATCAGCCCAATCGCCCTGGTAATGCGGTGATGCGCAATTTATTGCAAGGGCAATTTGATGGCCCCATCATGCCTGTTACCCCACACTATAAATCGGTGAATGGGGTATTGGCTTATCGCTCAATTGATGAGTTGCCGATAGTGCCTGACCTCGCCATTATTTGTACGCGCGCAACGCGGGTGCCAGCAATTATTTTGCAATTGGGGCGTAAGGGAACGCGCAATGCGATTGTGATTGCCGCAGGTTTGGACAATTTATTTACCGCACAAGGCACTAATCTGCAGGAGCAAATGCTGGCGATTGCCAAAGAGTGGAGCGTGCGAATTCTTGGGCCGGACTCGCTCGGTATCATCATTCCTGCATTGGGGTTAAATGCGAGTTATGCGCACATAAATGCCTTGCCGGGAAAAATTGCAGTGGTATCGCAATCCTCTGCGGTATGCGTCACCTTACTGGATTGGGCGCGTCGCCGCCGTATTGGTTTTTCACAATTTATTTCACTCGGTGAAGGGATTGATATCGACTTTGATGAAATTCTTGATTATCTCGGGCGTGATTCGCAAACATCAGCGATATTGTTGTACATAGATGGAATTCATGATGGGCGTGCATTTATGTCTGCTGCACGTGCGGCCTCATTTAATAAACCGATTTTGGTGATCAAAGCAGGAATTTATTTGGAGAGCAGTGCGCTTACATCGCGATTGCCACCCGAACAAATAGGTAACGATGCAGTATACGATGCGGCATTTCGGCGTGCAGGTATGTTGCGCGTGGGTGATTTGCGTGAGCTTCTGGCAGCGGTGGAAACGCTTGCTAATGGCAAACCCATTTACAGTGAACAGTTAGTCATTATTGCAAATGGAAACGGTCCAAGTGCGATGGCTGTTGACGCACTTTTGCAGCGTGGCGGACGGTTGGCGACATTGGATGAATCTGTGGTTGAACAGCTGCAACCATTAATTCATAGCGGTGGCCGCGCTACTAACCCGATTAATTTATTAGGCGATGCATCGCCCGATACTTACCAAAAGGTGATTCAGGTTTTATTGCAGAGTAACAGTATTGAAAATATTTTGATCATGCAGGCACCATCGGCATTAACACCCGGTGAAGTGTATGCAGATGTAATCATTAATACTTACAAAAACTACGGCGGAAGAAAGCCTAATCTATTCGCTAATTGGATGGGCGAGGATGCGGCACAAAATGCGCGTTTGCGTTTTGCAGATGCCAATATTGCTTCTTTCCGTACCCCGGAGGGAGCTGTGGGCGCTTTCATGCACATGGTGCAATATCGGCGCAACCAAAAGCTATTGTCGGAAACGCCAGAGTCGATCAGTGACAAGGTTCCCTATCAACCGCACACAGCACAAACCATTATTGCAAAAGCGCTTGATGAAAATCGTAATCAACTGACTACTGTTGAGGCTTTGGATTTACTAAAAGGTTACGGCATTAAAACGCAAAATGAATCGATTGATATGCCTCGCTCGCAGCGTAAAGGTGCCTATCCATTGCGCGTGCAAGTACAAATAGATCCGGTATTTGGTCCTGTTATTTTATTGGGTGAGGCGGCTAGTCATTGGAGTGTGCGTCGCAATGCGGTAGTTGCTTTGCCTCCATTAAATATGGCATTGGCTCGCTACATGGTAATACAAGCGCTCGCTGAAGGAAAAATTCGCGAGCGGGAATTATATGTGCCATTAGATATGCCTTCATTGTGTTTGTTCTTGACACAAATTAGCCAAATCGTGATTGATCATCCTGCTGTGCGTAATTTGTTAATTAACCCTGTGCTTGCCGCTGGTGAAGATATTCATGTATTGGACGTGAGCATTGATATTTCTGCTGAAAAAAATAGCTGCCCGCTGGCAATTCGCCCCTATCCAAAAGAGTTGGAAGAATCGTTCATATTGCGCGATCAACGCAAGATATTACTGCGACCTATCCGCCCGGAAGATGAATTAAATTTGCAGGCATTTGATAATTCGCAAAGCAAAGAAGACAGGTACAAACGCTATTTTGCAGAACTGCCACAATTTTCTCATGAGCAAATGGCGCGTTTGGCTCAAATAGATTATGCGCGCGAAATGGCTTTTATTGCTGTGGATAGCGACGATGAGCAACAGGAAAAAATTCTGGGTGTGGTACGGGTACAAATTGACCCCGATAATACCCAAGCAGAATTTGCGATGGCAGTGCGCAGTGAATTAAAAGGTATTGGCTTGGGGAGTCGTTTGTTGCAAAAAATGATTGATTATTGTCGCGCCCAAGGAACGCAAACGTTGATAGGGTGCACCATGCTGGAAAATTCCGGCATGGCTAACCTCGCACGAAAATTGGGTTTTTCAGTAAAGTTTAATCGGGAAGATGGCTTGATTGACATGTCACTCAATTTTCAAGAAGCCAATAAAAGCAATTTATAA
- a CDS encoding histone deacetylase family protein, which produces MLATLVSHPACHDHHMPDGHPECPARIDAIANQLLASGIDALLYQRDAIEVTDAQLQRVHTTEYIQRISAATPKTGITFYADDVYLSPKTLIAARYAAGAAVMGVDMIMRGETDAVFCNVRPPGHHAEHNRAMGFCIFNNVAVAAAHAIHEYGLERVAIVDFDVHHGNGTQDIFLNEPRVLFCSSFQYPFYPHTNIEDVPRHIINTPLPATCRSQEFRDAVSAQWFPALENFKPQMILISAGFDAYIDDDMSSISLFEQDYFWITQQLRQLMDKSKTNPQHDQCKGIVSTLEGGYDLLGLGRCALAHIKALAKL; this is translated from the coding sequence ATGCTCGCCACCTTAGTCAGTCATCCCGCTTGTCATGACCATCACATGCCTGATGGGCATCCGGAATGTCCTGCGCGTATTGATGCTATCGCAAATCAATTATTAGCCAGTGGTATTGACGCATTGCTTTACCAACGCGATGCTATTGAAGTTACCGATGCGCAATTGCAACGTGTTCATACAACTGAATACATCCAACGAATTTCTGCTGCAACACCAAAAACCGGCATCACTTTTTATGCAGATGATGTGTACCTTTCCCCTAAAACATTAATAGCAGCGCGATATGCAGCTGGTGCCGCAGTCATGGGTGTAGATATGATCATGCGCGGTGAAACAGATGCAGTTTTTTGCAATGTCCGTCCACCTGGCCACCATGCAGAGCATAATCGGGCAATGGGTTTTTGCATTTTCAATAATGTTGCCGTGGCCGCCGCACACGCAATTCATGAATATGGATTGGAACGAGTAGCCATAGTGGATTTTGATGTGCACCACGGCAACGGAACCCAGGATATTTTTTTAAATGAGCCGCGGGTGTTATTTTGCTCCAGTTTCCAATATCCCTTTTATCCTCACACTAATATTGAGGATGTGCCACGACATATTATCAACACCCCACTCCCTGCCACTTGTCGCAGCCAAGAGTTTCGCGATGCAGTCAGTGCACAATGGTTCCCTGCGCTGGAAAACTTTAAACCACAAATGATTTTAATTTCTGCGGGCTTTGATGCTTATATCGATGACGACATGTCATCTATCAGTCTGTTCGAGCAGGATTATTTTTGGATTACGCAGCAGCTTCGCCAACTAATGGATAAAAGCAAAACAAATCCGCAACACGATCAGTGCAAGGGAATTGTTTCAACACTGGAAGGTGGTTATGATCTTCTGGGTTTAGGCCGCTGTGCACTTGCCCACATAAAAGCGCTGGCAAAATTATGA
- a CDS encoding RidA family protein: protein MTIQRLNPTPRWSDATVYRGIAHFVEVPNNTDCAMDEQIAQILQQADVTLAAIGSDKSRLLSATIYITQKENVAALNSAWADWLPEHCAPSRACVKVELLDPNMLVEIAFVAAVD from the coding sequence ATGACAATTCAACGATTAAATCCAACACCGCGCTGGTCAGATGCCACTGTATATCGCGGTATTGCGCATTTTGTAGAGGTTCCCAATAACACTGATTGTGCAATGGATGAACAAATTGCGCAGATTCTGCAGCAGGCAGACGTAACTCTAGCCGCTATAGGTAGCGACAAGTCCCGTTTGTTATCTGCGACCATTTATATCACGCAAAAAGAGAATGTTGCTGCGCTCAACAGTGCGTGGGCAGATTGGCTGCCAGAGCATTGCGCGCCTTCACGTGCCTGCGTCAAAGTGGAATTGCTCGACCCCAATATGCTGGTTGAGATTGCTTTTGTCGCAGCGGTTGATTAA
- a CDS encoding TetR/AcrR family transcriptional regulator, translated as MSKRELKKDHLLDEGLKVMATRGYNGTSIQDIVNAANVPKGSFYTYFKSKEDFAIEALEKVTEERMVQNRHLLSDRSICPKERLTRFFVENIGGCEENLNGGCFLGNMCQEMAESSEAIRIKVRQMLRNSTQAIEDVLEEARLQNGLKSNLPSPVLAEFLFNAWEGTLMRMKASKCREPLNAFLTVLPELFNKPNT; from the coding sequence ATGAGTAAACGTGAACTGAAAAAAGATCATCTCCTTGATGAAGGGCTCAAAGTAATGGCTACACGCGGTTACAACGGCACCAGCATTCAGGATATTGTCAATGCCGCCAACGTGCCCAAAGGCTCGTTCTACACCTACTTCAAAAGCAAAGAAGATTTTGCGATTGAAGCGCTGGAGAAAGTAACCGAAGAGCGCATGGTTCAGAATCGCCATTTACTTAGTGACCGCAGTATTTGCCCTAAAGAACGCCTAACCCGTTTTTTTGTGGAGAATATCGGCGGCTGTGAAGAAAACCTCAATGGTGGCTGTTTTTTGGGGAATATGTGCCAGGAAATGGCCGAATCCAGTGAGGCAATTCGTATTAAGGTGCGGCAGATGCTGCGCAATAGTACGCAAGCTATTGAAGATGTTTTGGAGGAAGCCAGGCTGCAAAATGGCCTGAAGAGCAATCTTCCGTCACCGGTATTGGCAGAGTTTTTATTCAATGCATGGGAAGGCACATTAATGCGCATGAAAGCATCCAAATGCCGTGAGCCGCTCAATGCTTTCTTGACAGTACTACCCGAACTTTTCAATAAACCAAATACGTAA